In the genome of Lathyrus oleraceus cultivar Zhongwan6 chromosome 4, CAAS_Psat_ZW6_1.0, whole genome shotgun sequence, the window ttgggtttggatctcaatgctacaaccatgtaatgggagcaaggagaagactcacagaatagtaggagataggttgcttatctctttgatctaccaattgccttatttgaaggacttttcctgcttgggacaaatataaacacacacaagcattgcctcttaaggaggacttcagacagttgcctggccaagtaacaggccaggtcttccagactacatgaagaaaagggattatacctcaatgcaaattgctataaagcaaagcaaagcaagttcaaagaactaagcaactaatggtacctgaaatagtcaaacagaatcagtacacagttcaacagtcaaagcaaaatgagaatagaattaacagtcaacataatcagatgaatgtgcaaagcacaagactcaaatcatatgagtcaagccacctacaaaacaaagaggttagctcatgataaacaatcaagcttaatcaaattggatggttctcttggaagcatttgttgcttaacctgaaaacatgaactcaaacataagcaacaagaccactaggacaagcctagggtcaagATGAGATGAGaaggtcaaaacagcaagggatagtcaaccaaaatcaagttcaaacattcaagaagcaaactcaattggtcccacattcatatcattcatcatcatcatttcataagcaaaagaagtcaaagcatggcaaatgaaagctcatagaagtcaacagcaagacttgaatcaaaagcaatcataaacaattccaaaaatcatcaaataattcatggtcaatcacaatccataacatgacatgcatatcaaatttcagctcaattggatcatgggaagatggtcaattaaaatcagaaagccaaaacaatttcaagcatgcacaaagaagtcaaccaatcatgcatcaacttcaaaaaattataactcagtgataacatatgagaaatgaatgggatcaacaccaatgcaaagcttaagatgtctagtatgcacatgtaaaatttcatgatcatccaataaagtatgagaatttcacaaatggaatggcaagatgtgtcacacaaagtcaacatttgactaggcaggggagaaaaatctcaaacaattaggaaatggcataattaattccaagaaaattcacacataaactagacatatacaagtaggttcatgcaaaatttcacatcaattggaggtcaggaagcatgtcaacaaaaaaCATGAAATTacatatcattggtgtgacacaaattgtcacaccctagttcaaaaattcataactcagcaaccaaataagataaaatcatgaactctacatcaaaatcaccatggatgagtgtagattaagcacaaaaaatttcagatcaaatggataatgcatcacaatttcacaaatgatttggcaaagggtacaaaatatgcatacatgagcaaaaccctaatgccattaaagatccagccatccaaaaaatcagcaaaaatcatgataaaaaagtagacattcatatgaacatgatgaaaaaattttcatgaattttggaattaaaatgatgatgttatgaattttgtaagatgagCATCAATTTGGAATAAACATCAAGAACAAACATGGTTTACTAGGTCAAAGTGGTTGACCGGTGGCACAATGGTAAATACCACACTCACTAATCAAAACGGTGCGTACAGGGGCGAGTGAACAGAATGTTCTGATTGGCCCATGCCAATAGAACAGTAACAAAACGCAGGCAATACGTGAAAAAATCCAGTTCTGGAAATAATTAGGGTTTTGAACAGTAACAGTATTCTTCATCATCTCCAACAATCGTGGAATACAAACATGCCCAGAAACAGCAATCAAGCATGGCAATCGATTCAGCAAACCAAGCACAACCATAATCCAACATCCATTTTAACAAAATCAGCTTCAAACAGTgtgaatcgagcaaaaacatgtttgagcataaaaattaaaatccagatttctcatgcatAACTCAACCATTTCAAGTGATTCAAGGTTCACAATATTCAGCAAGGCAAGGACTACACAAAACATGGCAACATTTTGAGAATAATAGAACTCAAAACCTTACTTGATTTGGAAGAAATGGAGGAGACagttgttgttttgatgataCAAGCTCAAACAGGTGCTCCTTATGGTTGGAAATGATGAATGCTCGAAGAAGCTTAGTTCAGTGAAGCTTGGAAACACTCAAATTGAAATTCACCATTGATGTGGCTTCATGTAGCAGCAGCATGAAAATGGTGGTACAGTTAGGAAATAGGGCTCCAAACAAGCTCAAGATTGTTGGTAGGTGATGAAAACACAAAAGCCAGCTCGAGTCCTTTGGAAGTTTTGGTCAGAAATTCAAAGATGTGAAAATGAGGTTTTAGAGAAAAGAGAGTTTTCTGTGCATTAGATGTGGGCTGCTAGGGTTTAGAATGACAGAAAATTCActatatatttgctgttttaaGTCTGCTAAGCAAATGCTAATTGCCATTATCTCAAATGACTCAATTTGCTCATTTTGCTAATTTTGAACCAATATGCACATGGAGGTGTggtctgcccgagtttgggccttggaCAAGCTTCAAATATCATCCCAAAACATTTCCAAATGGCCACAAGTGTTAAAAATggctaaatcaaaaagtcaatttttcaacatacttgaaattaattaagacaagtccaaaaatgtCATTTTGCATGGTGtggttttgatgaatgatgaatgcatttttggaaagaggggattaaataggacttgtaggaaaaaaccccaccaaaattggccaaatggtttgagagatatggccttttgaagttcacaaatttttgagattgaattgatcatatcttgccaaccatacatgggaattgagtgttcttggactttttggaaatgggagaacaagatcttcaactttcatgttgggcaaaaattcatttggagcttgtatcatgatgcaagattaagatcaagaagtttccatttttggcaaatttgaattacaggtcaactttctatttctggaaatttcttgtctgactttattttcttcattgtggatgcttgacatgatatatgaagcttgtataagcatgaatgagctccttgaaaccaattcccatcatcaaatcactgattaaatggacagttgaccaagtttgactttctagggttttgcctgattgaagcaccttctgatgaattccaaaccctaattccttgagaacttgattccaaatgatgtcataagatgtatgaactcttgattattgatcatggtgcccaaattctacaagaatggccaccatccactgcaatgactgactttgactgattttgacctaattgctgatgattgcttcaactgcaagcaacaaggttagactgacaatatttttgtactttttggttagtaaacaaatgaaaagtaaagatatacaaatgcaagacatgcttggtgatcaagaaccacactcacaaggcaaaccacccactaggagggaagctagggcatgcaatgatccttgaggccatggtatgatatgatatgggccatgagggatcttagggccaaaattggggtcttacagttacTATTGGGGAACATGTTGAGAATGGGCTGAAATCTGGGAAAATAACAGACACGACCACATAGCAGACAATCAAAAAGAGGCCGTATAGGGGCTTCGCTAAAAAGAAGGAGGGGGAGGCAAACGCTGTAATGGCGAAGGCTCGCCCCCGATATCAAGTTCCGATGGCCCCTATGCCGTACTGTCCATACTCGTACATTCCCGCAACTTAATACCAATAACCGCCTTTCCAGTATCAACCACAGAGAAGCAATCAACAATCAGCTCATACTCAGAAAGATCAGAATCAACAATACAACCGTGACAATAGAGGGCAGAATTAGGGGATGAATAACAGAGGAAACTATGGCATACGCGCTCAGTACAACAAGATCCCAGTACCATATACTGACTTGGTGCCATATTTGGTCCATGTGGGGGCCATCGTGCCCAAAGAAATCCCTCAGGCCGTGCCGCCTTACCATTATAAACATAACCCCAACGCCTCATGCGCCTACCACGTCGGCCACGTGGGACATTCCACCGAAGACTACTGGCCTTTAAAGAAGAAAATACAAGACTTGATTGATAGGAAGATCTTGACCATCTCGGAGGAAAATCCAAACGTAAAGACGAACCCCCTACCTAATCATGATGGTCCCACAGTCAGTGTCGTCATTGAAGAAGAATCCGCAGAACCTGTGAAGTGGGTCGATGAGTTGAAAACTCCGTTATCCGTTGTGTTGAGAAAACTTGAAAAGTTTGGGTTTCTAGAAGGAGTGCATAATGATTGCTCAGTGTGCGAGTCTGATTCGGATGGTTGCAAGCAATTGAGAGAATGTGTGCAAGAATTGATGAATCAAGGGTTAGTACGGTTTTCCAAGTCCAAAGCAGCAGAAGAGGTGGCAGTGATTGAACCGATAACAATTGTATATAGGAAGAAGAAGGTTGAAGCTCCTCCCAAGAGGATTCAGCCAATTCATTTCCGTGTTCCAACTCCGTTTCCGTATCAAAATACCAAGGCAGTGCCTTGGAATTATGAGACCACAGTGTATTTGGGAGGGAAAGAAATCTGCATTCCCGATACAGAGATCGTCAACATCGCTGGAGCGGGAGGCATGACTCGAAGTGACCGTGTATTCGCTCCTAAA includes:
- the LOC127136079 gene encoding uncharacterized protein LOC127136079, producing MNNRGNYGIRAQYNKIPVPYTDLVPYLVHVGAIVPKEIPQAVPPYHYKHNPNASCAYHVGHVGHSTEDYWPLKKKIQDLIDRKILTISEENPNVKTNPLPNHDGPTVSVVIEEESAEPVKWVDELKTPLSVVLRKLEKFGFLEGVHNDCSVCESDSDGCKQLRECVQELMNQGLVRFSKSKAAEEVAVIEPITIVYRKKKVEAPPKRIQPIHFRVPTPFPYQNTKAVPWNYETTVYLGGKEICIPDTEIVNIAGAGGMTRSDRVFAPKYTPRVSPTPIVISPKEKETPTPTPQAGATILATPTMTTAPVLTKVIDNHKAAEDEAPKGKGLMVEKEQSNDHKKSITVEESQEFLKLIKKSDFKLVEQLNQTPSKISILSLLLSSEAHRKALLKVLNTAHVMQDITVDQFDDVVANITASRYLGFNEAELPPKGKTDNKALHISVSCTDSLLSRVLVDTGSSLNVLPKSTLSQLQFRGAEM